From a region of the Bacillota bacterium genome:
- a CDS encoding ABC transporter permease — protein MRREFLFEAIRTAAAVVLALALGFLVTYLVSGEPAEAFGTLIFGPLTSARRFGNFIEMAIPLTFTGLAVSIAFQASQFNIGAEGQLFFGAVAATVVGIALELPPVIHALIALLAAAAAGALVGYIPGVLKARWGASELVSSLMLNYIFYRLGIYIINYHFRDSQAGAMVSWPLKASSWLHQFLPPTRIHWGILVALLAVVFSHCFLYRTRWGYALRMTGLNLQFAHYSGINTASVLIYSQAISGAVAGLAGACEMLGIYRRFQWQAMPGYGFDGIIVAILARNNPLLVPAAALFLAYLRTGADIMARMTDVTSEMVTVIQSILILLITAQAFLATYRHRMVVREAREHADAA, from the coding sequence GTGAGGCGGGAGTTTCTCTTTGAGGCCATCCGGACTGCCGCGGCAGTAGTGCTGGCCCTGGCCCTGGGGTTCCTGGTGACCTATCTGGTCTCCGGGGAACCTGCCGAGGCCTTTGGCACCCTCATTTTCGGGCCCCTCACGTCCGCCCGCCGGTTCGGCAATTTCATCGAGATGGCCATTCCCCTGACCTTTACCGGACTGGCCGTGTCTATCGCCTTCCAGGCCAGTCAGTTCAACATCGGTGCCGAGGGCCAACTCTTTTTCGGAGCAGTGGCGGCGACGGTGGTGGGCATCGCCCTGGAATTGCCCCCCGTGATCCACGCCCTGATCGCCCTCCTGGCTGCCGCAGCCGCCGGCGCGCTGGTGGGCTACATCCCCGGGGTCCTCAAAGCCCGGTGGGGTGCCAGCGAACTGGTTTCCTCCCTCATGCTGAACTACATCTTCTACCGCCTGGGCATATACATCATCAACTATCACTTCCGGGACTCTCAGGCCGGAGCCATGGTTTCCTGGCCGCTCAAAGCCAGTTCCTGGCTGCATCAGTTCCTACCACCCACCCGCATTCACTGGGGCATCCTGGTGGCCTTACTCGCCGTCGTGTTCTCACATTGCTTCCTCTACCGCACCCGCTGGGGATATGCCCTGCGGATGACCGGGCTCAACCTGCAATTCGCCCACTACTCGGGGATCAACACAGCCTCCGTCCTCATCTACTCCCAGGCCATCAGCGGTGCCGTCGCCGGGCTGGCCGGGGCCTGCGAGATGCTGGGCATCTACCGCCGCTTCCAGTGGCAGGCCATGCCGGGTTACGGCTTTGACGGTATCATCGTCGCCATCCTGGCCCGGAACAACCCGCTCCTGGTTCCCGCGGCTGCCCTCTTCTTAGCATACCTCCGCACTGGGGCCGACATCATGGCACGCATGACCGACGTGACCAGCGAAATGGTCACCGTGATCCAGTCCATCCTGATCCTGCTCATCACCGCGCAGGCGTTCCTGGCCACTTACAGGCACCGGATGGTGGTGAGGGAGGCAAGAGAGCATGCAGACGCTGCTTGA
- a CDS encoding ABC transporter permease: MQTLLESILTAGFAYSILRVTTPVLFAALGAVVSDLAGVINIALEGIMLTAAFTGVVVSALTQNAWLGLLAAIASGILMALILGYFSLKLKTDIILAGIALNLAASGGTVFLLYVVAHDKGVSSSLASKVLPQVKLPLLHHVPVLGPIFSDQHVLVYASLLSVLLLWYFLYRTPLGLRVRAVGENPHAAESVGLDVRRIQFIALGVSGLLAALGGAHLSMGYVSWFARDMTAGRGFIGLAAAALGGRTPGGAFLASLFFGFVEAFSNYLQSLRVPSEFVQMTPYLATVLGLAIYARQQMVRLARLGRKG; the protein is encoded by the coding sequence ATGCAGACGCTGCTTGAGTCTATCCTGACCGCGGGGTTTGCCTACTCCATCCTGCGCGTCACCACCCCGGTACTGTTCGCCGCCCTGGGAGCCGTGGTGTCCGACCTGGCCGGAGTCATCAACATCGCCCTGGAAGGGATCATGCTCACCGCCGCTTTCACGGGCGTGGTGGTCAGTGCCCTTACCCAAAACGCCTGGCTGGGCCTGCTGGCGGCCATCGCCTCCGGCATCCTCATGGCCCTGATCCTGGGATACTTCTCCCTCAAGCTGAAGACGGACATCATCCTGGCCGGGATCGCCCTCAACCTGGCGGCCAGCGGCGGTACCGTCTTTTTGCTCTACGTGGTCGCCCACGACAAGGGTGTTTCCAGCTCGCTGGCCAGCAAGGTACTGCCTCAGGTGAAGCTACCGCTCCTGCACCACGTACCCGTCCTCGGACCCATCTTTTCCGACCAGCACGTCCTGGTTTACGCCTCCCTCTTGTCCGTCCTGCTGCTGTGGTACTTCCTGTACCGTACCCCGCTGGGCCTGCGCGTGCGGGCGGTGGGAGAGAATCCCCACGCTGCCGAATCGGTGGGGCTCGATGTCCGCCGCATCCAGTTCATCGCCCTGGGTGTGAGCGGGCTCTTGGCCGCCCTGGGCGGCGCCCACCTTTCGATGGGGTACGTATCCTGGTTCGCCCGGGACATGACCGCGGGGCGGGGGTTCATCGGGCTGGCCGCCGCCGCCCTGGGCGGTCGCACCCCCGGCGGTGCCTTCCTGGCCTCCCTCTTCTTTGGCTTTGTGGAGGCCTTTTCAAACTACCTGCAGTCCCTGCGCGTCCCTTCGGAGTTCGTCCAGATGACGCCCTATTTGGCCACCGTCCTCGGCCTGGCCATCTACGCCCGCCAACAAATGGTGCGCCTGGCCCGCCTGGGCCGGAAAGGATGA
- a CDS encoding ABC transporter ATP-binding protein, with protein sequence MDILLEMRNITKVYPNGVVANRGVNFSVRPGEIHALVGENGAGKTTLMKILFGLERPDGGTILYKGRPVQITSPHMAISHGIGMVHQHFMLVPSLTVADNMVLGLEPRRGIFYDSARAVELTAELARNYNLPVDPSARVRDIPVGMRQKVEILKALMRGAELLVLDEPTAVLTPQETEELFAALVNLKERGHTIIFISHKLREVKAISDRVTVMRGGRVVGVLETASATEPDISRLMVGRDVALRIDKLPTQPGEPVLEIRGLRYVAETGKEVLKGIDLVLYSGEILGIAGVEGNGQRELVEILTGLRRASAGKVLVDGVDVTDATPREIRARGVSHIPEDRMVHGVAERGSIEENLISDRFFTPAYNRGLLMDPRAVTETARALIREFDIRTRSTRTPVRMLSGGNIQKVVVARELSSNPRVIIANQPTRGIDVGATEFIHRKLMDYCRKGVAVLLVSADLNEVMGLSDRLAVMYSGEIVALFPDSRNVTEEELGLYMLGVKRQTPDPDDREEVRSK encoded by the coding sequence ATGGACATCCTGCTGGAAATGAGGAACATCACCAAGGTGTATCCCAACGGCGTGGTCGCCAACCGGGGGGTCAACTTCTCCGTGCGGCCCGGCGAGATCCACGCCCTGGTGGGCGAAAACGGCGCCGGCAAGACCACCTTGATGAAGATCCTGTTCGGGCTCGAGCGACCCGACGGGGGCACCATCTTGTACAAAGGCCGCCCCGTCCAGATCACCTCGCCGCACATGGCCATTTCCCACGGTATCGGCATGGTGCACCAGCACTTCATGCTGGTGCCCTCGCTGACCGTCGCCGACAATATGGTCCTGGGCCTGGAGCCGCGGCGGGGCATCTTTTACGACAGCGCGCGGGCCGTCGAATTGACCGCCGAGCTGGCCAGGAACTACAACCTCCCGGTAGACCCGTCCGCCAGGGTGCGGGACATCCCGGTGGGCATGCGACAGAAGGTGGAGATCCTCAAGGCCCTCATGCGGGGTGCCGAGCTCCTGGTCCTGGACGAGCCTACCGCCGTGCTCACCCCCCAGGAAACAGAAGAACTCTTCGCGGCCCTCGTCAACCTGAAAGAGCGCGGCCATACCATCATTTTTATCTCCCACAAGCTACGCGAGGTCAAGGCCATCTCCGACCGTGTCACCGTGATGCGCGGCGGCCGGGTGGTGGGAGTGCTGGAGACTGCTTCGGCCACGGAGCCCGACATCTCGCGTCTAATGGTAGGCCGTGACGTCGCATTGCGCATCGACAAGCTGCCCACCCAGCCCGGGGAGCCGGTACTGGAAATAAGGGGACTGCGGTATGTGGCGGAGACGGGCAAGGAAGTGCTCAAGGGGATCGACCTGGTGCTGTACTCCGGCGAAATCCTGGGTATCGCCGGGGTGGAGGGCAACGGCCAGCGCGAGCTGGTCGAAATCCTCACCGGTCTGCGCAGAGCGTCGGCGGGAAAGGTGTTGGTGGATGGGGTGGATGTGACCGACGCCACGCCGCGGGAGATCAGGGCCCGCGGGGTCTCCCACATCCCCGAGGACCGCATGGTCCACGGGGTGGCCGAACGCGGCAGCATCGAAGAAAACCTCATCTCCGATCGGTTCTTCACGCCAGCTTACAACCGGGGCCTCCTCATGGATCCCAGGGCGGTGACGGAAACTGCCCGGGCCCTGATCAGGGAGTTCGATATCCGGACCCGCTCGACCCGGACCCCGGTGAGGATGCTCTCGGGAGGAAATATCCAGAAAGTAGTCGTTGCCCGGGAACTTTCCTCTAACCCCAGGGTGATCATTGCCAACCAGCCCACCCGGGGAATCGACGTGGGGGCAACCGAATTCATTCACCGCAAACTCATGGACTACTGCCGCAAAGGGGTGGCGGTCCTGCTCGTCTCGGCCGATCTCAACGAGGTGATGGGCTTGAGCGACCGCCTGGCCGTCATGTACAGTGGCGAGATCGTGGCCCTGTTCCCCGACTCAAGGAACGTAACGGAAGAAGAACTGGGGCTTTACATGCTCGGTGTCAAGCGGCAAACACCGGACCCCGACGACCGCGAGGAGGTCAGGTCCAAGTGA
- a CDS encoding BMP family ABC transporter substrate-binding protein — MRKLVSVLLVAALVLGALALGGCAKKEEPKETGSQQGGEKPLRVVLLINGTLGDKSFFDSAAAGIEAAKKELGIEAKIIEMGTDPSKWEPTLADVSEQKWDLIIVGTWQMTEHLEKIAPKYPNNRYVIFDTAVDYSKGNLGNVYSILYKQNEGSYLAGALAAMVTTSKMPLANDKKIIGFLGGMDIPVINDFLVGYIQGARSVVPDIKVAISYVGDFANPAKGKEMALAQYQMGADIGFNVAGQTGLGQLDAAKEMNRYAIGVDSDQALLFKDSDPAKAKLIITSMLKRVDNSLLRAIKLYKEGKLTFGQAENLGLKEEAVGLADNEFYRELVPQEFRTKLDEIKQKIVKGEIVVDTAFGMDTKKLDELRNSVKP, encoded by the coding sequence GTGAGGAAACTGGTGTCCGTTCTGCTGGTCGCAGCCCTGGTGCTGGGAGCCCTGGCTCTGGGCGGGTGCGCCAAGAAAGAAGAGCCCAAAGAGACCGGCTCCCAGCAGGGCGGCGAAAAGCCCCTGCGGGTCGTGCTCCTCATCAACGGCACGCTGGGCGACAAGTCCTTCTTCGACTCCGCCGCCGCCGGCATCGAAGCCGCCAAGAAGGAACTGGGCATCGAAGCCAAGATCATCGAGATGGGGACTGACCCCAGCAAGTGGGAACCCACCCTGGCCGACGTCTCCGAACAGAAGTGGGACCTGATCATCGTCGGTACCTGGCAGATGACCGAGCACCTGGAAAAGATCGCCCCCAAGTACCCGAACAACCGGTATGTCATCTTCGACACGGCGGTCGACTACAGCAAGGGTAACCTCGGCAACGTGTACTCCATCCTGTACAAGCAAAACGAGGGCTCTTACCTCGCCGGTGCCCTGGCCGCCATGGTGACCACGTCGAAGATGCCGCTGGCCAACGACAAGAAGATCATCGGCTTCCTGGGTGGCATGGACATCCCGGTCATCAACGACTTCCTGGTCGGCTACATCCAGGGCGCCAGGAGCGTGGTTCCCGACATCAAGGTGGCCATCTCCTACGTGGGGGACTTCGCCAACCCCGCCAAGGGCAAGGAAATGGCGCTGGCCCAGTACCAGATGGGGGCCGACATCGGCTTCAACGTGGCGGGCCAGACCGGGCTTGGTCAGTTGGATGCAGCCAAGGAAATGAACCGGTACGCCATCGGCGTGGATTCCGACCAGGCCTTGCTGTTCAAGGACTCCGACCCGGCCAAGGCTAAGCTGATCATCACCTCTATGCTCAAGCGGGTCGACAACTCCCTGCTACGTGCCATCAAGCTGTACAAGGAAGGCAAGCTCACCTTCGGCCAGGCCGAGAACCTGGGCCTGAAAGAAGAGGCCGTGGGCCTGGCTGACAACGAGTTCTACCGCGAACTCGTGCCCCAGGAGTTCCGGACGAAGCTGGACGAGATCAAGCAGAAGATCGTCAAGGGCGAAATCGTGGTCGACACCGCCTTCGGCATGGACACCAAGAAGCTGGACGAACTGCGCAATTCGGTCAAGCCCTAG